The genomic stretch GAGACCATCCACGGCCGAGGCGATGTCGCGCAGTTCTGAGACGGTCAGTTCCCGCGTCGAGGACCCGGCAAGCTTGCCCACCCATTGCGCAAGGAACACCTTGTTGGCCGCGTTAAGGTCGAGCGCCTTCAAAGGCGCGCAGCCGGTAGGAACACCGTTCCTGAGCGGCAGGTAATTGCCGCCGGCGGCGCGAACAAAAAGATCGGCGCCACGATCCTTGTCAAAAAACACCATATGCGGCTCGTGCTTTTCGAGTTGCGAGAGCATGAAATTCAGAAGCACGGTCTTGCCGGCGCCCGATGGGCCGCAGACGAAGGTGTTGCCGAGATCGCCATGATGGAAGTTGAAGTAAAACGGCGAGCCAGACGCGGTCTTCAGCATGGCGACGGCAGAACCCCATTCATTGCCGTCCTTCTGTCCCGTCGGGTAGGAGTGATAGGGCGAGAGAGCTGCGAAGTTCTTCGAGGTAATGGCGCCGGAGCGCGCCCGAAAGCGAGTATTGCCCGGCAGCTGCGCCCACCAGGCCGCCTCCAGTCCGAGATCCTCACGGGCGACCACCGCGCCGCCATTGGTCAGGTGGGCGCGGGCCTTGGCCATATTGTCGGTCAGCTCCCTGACCGAGGGCGCGAAGACCGACAGCGTCAGATGGTGCTCGCCAAGAACGAAGCGGTTCGATTCCAGATCGTCCATCGCTTCGCTGAGCTCGCCGATTTGCGAGGCGGCCTTGTCGCCGGCGCTGACCATCTGGTTTTGCTTACGCCCCATGATCGTGCGCGCGTCGGCTTTCGAGGCAAAGGCGAAGGACTGCGTCAAGATGAGCTCGAAGGGCGCGGTCAGGATGCCGTCGAGCATGCCGGAACGCGTCGAAGCGGGATATTCCTTGAAGCCGAACATGCCGGCATAGCGGCTCATCGCCTCGTGGCGGATCTCGGCGGTTTCGCGACCGAAGATCACGCGGTCGGAGTAGATCGCCGATGATATCTGGCCCTCGGTCAGCGGGACAGGTTCGCGTCGTCCGCCGACAAGCTGGTGCAGCACTTCGCTCGGTTCGGAAAACACGATGCCGTCTTTCTCATAGAGGCCAAGGGATCGCGGCTCAAAGCGCTTGAGGCCGGCGATCACATCCGTCACCTTGTCGCGAAGGTGTTTGAGCGCGGTCTCGTCCACCTCCCCGCCCCTGCGGCGGGCGCTGCGCAATCGCTTGACGAAGCTTGCGGCTTTTTCAGCCGGATCGCGATCGGGATGCCAGATCAGGCTGACATAGAGGTCATTGCGAAACAGATCCTCCCGGACCATGCGCTCGCGGTATTTCGCGTTGAGCTCCGCGGAAAACGGATTTGTGAATTCACCATCGGGATAGGCGTTGTCGCGCCGGCGGATGACATGCGTCCAGAGCACCAGCCGCTCGTCGGCAATGTTGCGGTAAAGCGTATTGAGATCGCGGTGCAGCCCGTTGAGATCGAGAATGTCGGCCGTTTCGAAGGACACACCCTCGAGCACCAGCATCACCATCATCGCTCTCGAGGAGAGCGCGATGGTCGTCTCGTCCACATGGCGGACATAGGGAATGAAGGTTTCCGGCGCGAGTTCGCGGGCGCGAAGCGTCACAAGATTAGGCAAGGCTCAGGTCCCTCTCGTCATAGCGTCTGCGAAGTCTCAACGGAGAGAGGCTTGCGCCGCCCCAATAGGCGGCATTGCGCGAGCGGCCGCGGGTTTCGAGCCAGGCGACAAGCAGCCGGAACATGTTGTGGTCGTGTTTGACCAGCGCCCGGAATATGAAATGAAAGACGACGCCGACCAGCGCATAGGCGATCGATCCCGCGGTGATGTAGAGGATGGTCGTCAGCATGATGTTGAACCCCATCGCCTCCATGGTCACGCCGGCAATCATGGCCGGCCGGGTGCAGGCTAAAAACAGCGTGTCTTCTTCCAATGTCGGGGCGCTCGCCACAGATCAGCTTCCAACGATTGTGTTGACGAGTTCGGTGGCACCAAAAATGCCGCCGATACCGATGATCCAGAAGCCGGCCCGCCTCAGATCCATGTAGCCGAACATCCAGGCGATGCAGATGATGATCACGGCGATGACGGCGAGCAGCTTGGCAATATTGCCGGTGAGCATGTCGACAATGTTCTGGAGCACGCTCTCGATGCCGGCCGATTGCGCGAAGGCCGGCTCGACTAGCAACGCGACGAGGGCTGCGGCCATCAGGGTCGACGCGACGAAGGGGCGAAGAGTGTGTCTGGAAATCATTCGGCTGGCTCCGGTCGGGGATTTTGAAAGACGAGAACCGAAGACTGCCGCCGGGTGCTGAACACATCCCACGGCATTGCTTCGGCGGTTCGAGACGATTGTACGAATTGTTGCTGCGCGTCCTCGACGTCGCGCTGATTGTCGAGATCCGCTGGTTCGGGTGCACTCGAAACGGTCAGTGAGGCCAGCTCCGGCAACAGGCGCCCGGCTTCCTCGCGCACCCGCGCATCATATCCGGCCATGGCGTCAGTCGAGGGATCGCCGCGGCCATAATAGGACTGCAGCATCACTGACTCAGCCCTTGCCGGTTCAGCCCCGGCGCCGGCGGCAAGCCGGTAGTAGCCGTCGAGCAGAGCGCCTGTGGCCTTGAGGTTGAGGCAAGGGTCGAAGGCGTCCGACACGGAGAGGCCGAGCTTCTGGAGTTCCGCGGCCGAGATGCCGCCAAGCCCGAGCTGAATCGGCTGGTGCTCAGCAATCAGGGACGTCGCAAGTTCGATCGCCTCGGCTTTCGACCTCGGCTGCGCGGGCAGCGGGTCACCGTTCCTGAGGCGGATATGGTAGGGCTGAAACCGGCTCTCGAGGCTGACGACGCCTGCGAGCGTTTCAACCTGCACGACCGGCGCGCAGGTCTGGGCCAGGTCGACGAATGCGCCCATGGTCAGTACCAGACCCGATGGGTGCCGGAGCCGTCGATGGTGACATCGACATAATGCGGCTGCGATCGAATATTCGGGCGCGTGATGGAATAGGCCATGCACCTGGAATGACCGTTCACGCGCTCCCATCGCGGAAAGACAACCGAGCCGCCAGAGCTTCCGTCACGATCCGAATCGAAACTGCATAGCGTCCGGCTCACTTCGGTGAGCGACGTCGAGATGCAGGTCGCTTCCTGGCCGCGCGGCTCATAGCGGCCGACGAGCTTGTAGCCGTCGTCGCAGTAATAGGGTTCATAGCCGGGCTTTGAGCTGTGGAAGCCGACGCCGCTGCAGGTCGGGAAGGAATGGCCCCGGGCGAGATGCCGCCAAAGCTTTTCGACCGGCGGGCGGCACTCGGCGAATTCCGTGGGGCCGCCCGGATTGGAAAGGCATAAAATTACCTGGCATCCCCAATCGTCGGCCCGCGCATGACTAGCGGAAGCAAGATAGAGTGATACTATGCAGCAAATGGGGAACAGCAAATTGAGCACAGGATTTTTCATGCACAGGCCCTTCCAGGACGACAGGCCACGATCGCCGAAAAAGCGAATCGTGCCCGATGCAGCGAAAATTATAATGACGCGTTTAAACCACTAAGAAGAACATGACAAGGGCAATCAAGACACATTGGCACAATGCCTTGTTCAACGGACTCGTCCTGCAGGAGATCCTGGATCATCCGCTGGAGGATGAAACGCCGACCGCACGACTCAAGGAGATCGGCATGATGTCGGTACTGTACTCGATGAGCCAGGCCCATCAGCCGCTGACATTGACCAATATTTCCGAGCTTTTGCAGCTGACACGCAGCGGCGCGAAGGAAACCGTCAATCTTCTCGTCAAAAGGGGGCTTCTGACGGAGACGATCATTAAAAACTCGATGGGGCGCGGCATTGCGCGGCAGTTCGAGATATCGAAGACACTCTTCGAGAAGCTTGGCGCACCCGATGGTGATTGAGCATGGCAACGTACTGGCGCGTTAGCGCTAATATCTAGCTCACAAGCGGTCCTCTTCGAGCCTAGCCTCGGACCACCCGGGCCGCTCTTTGCCGGCAACGCCTGTCCTTCCCGGAGAACCTGTCACAGGATGGCGCAAATTATTCACTAAACGAACGAGAAGCCCTTGAAAACCGCGCTTGCCCATACCGAACTGATCGCCGTGCTGACCGCCGTCACCAACGAGGCGCCGCGCGTCATGACCGTTCGCAAGGGAGAAGCACTTCCCTCCGGACCGCTCGAGGTGGAGCACCGCAGTCTGCAGTCGGGCTTGCGCGAATGGGTGGGCGAGCAAACCGGGCACCCTGTCGGCTATCTCGAACAGCTCTACACCTTCGCCGACCGCGACCGTGCGCCGGGCGACAATGCAAGGCGGACAATCTCGATCAGTTATCTCGGCCTGGTGCGCGAACAGGCGCCACCTGGCGCCGGCGCACCCGGCTGGCACGGGTGGTACGAGTATTTCCCCTGGGAGGACCGCCGCGCCGGACGGCCGGATCAGCTGACGGAGATCATAGACGGCTTCGAGAACTGGATCGCATCCGACCGATCCAGGCGAGACCACCGCCGCAAGCGGATGGAGTTCACCTTCGGCCTTGGGGAGGCGGCGTGGAACGAGGAACTTGCTCTGCAGCGCTACGAACTGATGTTTGAGGCCGGTCTCGTCGGGGAAGCCGGTGCCATGCCATCGGCGGGAAGCGGCCGTGCGATGTTTGCGGATCATCGCCGGATCCTGGCAACGGCGATCGCGCGGCTGCGCGCCAAGATCAAATACCGCCCCGTGGTGTTTGAACTCATGCCGCAAAATTTTACCCTCTCGCAGCTCCAGCGCACGGTTGAGGCGCTGGCCGGGCTTACCTTGCACAAGCCTAATTTCCGGCGCCTGATCGACCAGCAGGAACTGATCGAGGAGACCGGCGAGATGTCGAGCGAAACCGGCGGACGTCCGGCAAAGCTCTTCCGCTATCGTCGCGCCATCCTCGACGAACACGCGCTTTCCGTTTCCAGGCTGCCGCTGTCGCGCAGTTGACATATTCTCGGATCGAGAATATCCATTCGCTCTCGATATACTCAAACTGAGTAAAAGGGGCGTATGAACACGACCGTTTCGATTTCAGGGCTCTACGAACGTGTGAGCCGCGTCATGCCGAAGGCCGAATGGCTTTCACACGAGGCGGATGTCGCGGCGATCCTGGAGCTGAAGCGGACGCGCAATGCGGTGATCCTGGCACACAACTACCAGACGCCGGAGATTTTTCATGGCGTCGCCGATATCGTCGGCGACAGTCTGGCGCTGGCGCACAAGGCGGCCGAGGTCGACGCCGATGTCATCGTGCTCGCCGGCGTCCACTTCATGGCCGAGACGGCGAAACTGCTGAACCCGGAGAAGACGGTGCTGATCCCCGACATGGGCGCCGGCTGTTCACTGGCGGATTCCATCACGCCGGAGGGCGTCGCGCTGCTCAGGGCCGCCCATCCCGGCGTGCCGATCATCACCTATGTCAACACCTCGGCCGCCGTGAAGGCCGCCTCCGACATCTGCTGCACCTCGGGCAATGCCAAGCGCGTCGTTGAATCGCTCGGCGTTCCGAAAGTGCTGATGATCCCGGACGAATATCTCGCTCGCAACGTTGCGCGCGAGACGAATGTCGAGATCCTCGCCTGGCATGGCCATTGCGAAGTGCATGAACTCTTCACGGCAAAAGATGTCCGCGATCTGCGTGAGGCCCATCCGGGCGTCACGGTTCTGGTCCACCCCGAATGCCCGCCGGAGGTGGTCGACGAGGCGGACTTCTCCGGCTCGACCGCCGTCATGTCCGACTTCGTGGCACAGAAGAAGCCCGCGCGCGTCGTGCTGCTCACAGAATGCTCGATGAGCGACAACGTGGCCGTCGATCACCCCTCCGTCGAGTTCATCCGGCCGTGCAATCTCTGCCCGCACATGAAGCGCATCACGCTCGGCAATATCCGCACGGCGCTTGAGGAAAACCGCTACGAGGTGACCGTCGACCCCGCCATCGCCGACGCTGCCCGCCGAGCTGTCGAACGGATGCTTGCGGTATGACACGGGGCCTCCTTCACCACCTGAGCGGGCGCGTCGTCATCGTGGGAAGCGGGCTCGCTGGCCTTGCCGCCGCCTTGACGCTTGCACCCGAACCCGTCGTCCTTGTGACGCGGGCAGGCCTGGGCGCCGAGAGCTCAAGCGGCTGGGCCCAGGGCGGAATTGCAGCCGGCATTGGCGAAGGCGACAGCACGGCGCTCCACGTTGCCGATACACTCGCCGCCGGCGACGGACTTTGCGACCCGGACGCGGTCGCTGCCATTCTGGGCGACGCGAAGACGGCGATCGCCGCGCTCGAACGCTTCGGCGTTCGCTTCGACCGCGGGCCGGATGGCGCCTTCGCCTTCGGCCTCGAAGCAGCGCATTCGCGGCGGCGCATCCTTCACGTCGAAGGCGATGGCTCGGGTGCCGCGATCATGCGAGCGCTCGTCGAAAGGGTTCGCAAGACACCGTCGATCGAAGTGCTCGAACGGCTGGAGGCCCGCCGCCTCCTCGTGTCGAACAATCGGCTGCGCGGACTTGCCTGCGCCGGCCCGGCAGGTACTCTCATCCTGCCGACCAACCGCGTCATCCTGGCAACCGGTGGTCTCGGCGGCCTCTACGCCGCCACGACCAATCCCTCCGGCAATCACGGCCAGGGCATCATGCTTGCGGCGCGGGCCGGCGCCATCCTGTCCGACATGGAATTCGTGCAGTTTCACCCGACCGCACTCGACAGCCCGCGACGTCCGCTCGCGCTGGTGAGCGAAGCCGTGCGTGGCGAGGGCGCGATCCTCCTGAACGAGCGGCGCGAGCGATTTCTCTCGGCGACGCCCGGCGCAGAGCTTGCGCCGCGCGACGTCGTCGCGCGTGCCATCGGCGCGGAGATTGCGCGCGGTGGACGCGTCTTCGTCGATGCGCGCAAGGCGCTCGGAGAGCGGTTTGCTGCACGGTTTCCCCTGATCGCCGCACTCTGCCAGGAGGCAGGCATCGACCCAGCCCACGATCTGATCCCGGTTCGCCCGGCCGTGCATTACCACATGGGCGGTGTCGCGACCGACCTCAAGGGGCGCAGCTCCGTCGAGGGCCTTTGGGTCGCCGGCGAGGCGGCCTGCACAGGACTTCACGGCGCCAACCGGCTGGCGAGCAATTCCCTGCTTGAAGCCACGGTCATGGGTATGCGCGCAGCAAACGATATCGCCGGTATTTCTGCTGGCCCGATCGCCACCGCGAGCGTTCACAATATGCCGCCAGAAGCAGAGCTTTCCGCCGTGCGCGAGATTGCTACGCGCGACCTTTCGGTGGTTCGCGACGCGGCCGGTCTAGAGCGTTTCAGGTTTTGACGGAAGCATATCCGGCGTTGGCGAAGTAGTTGCTGCATTCGTCGGGCTGGAGTGAGGGGACAAGGCTGCCGAGGTATTGCCATGTCTCCTCGACGGTTCGCTTCTGAGCCGCCCGCATCCAGTGTTTGATTTTGGCGAAGGCCTGCTCGATCGGATTGAGATCGGGCGAGTATGGCGGCAGATACCAGAGCCTTGCGCCGGCGGCTCGGATCATCTGCCGGATGGCCGCCGACTTGTGCGAGCCGAGATTGTCCATGATGACGATGTCGCCTGGTTCGAGCACGGGCACGAGCTGCTGTTCGACATAGGCGCGGAAACACCGACCATTGATCGGTCCGTCGAAGACGCAAGGCGCTGCCAACCGGTCGTGGCGCAAAGCGCCGACAAAGGTCAGCGTGCGCCAGTGGCCGTGCGGGGCAAAGCCGCGCAGGCGCCTGCCGCGTGGCCCCCAGCCATAGAGCGGCGCCATGTTGGTCTTGATCCAGGTTTCGTCAATGAACACCAGCCGTCTCGGATCGAGTCCGGCCTGCCAGGAGCGCCAGCGTTGCCGCCGGCGGGCAATATCGGCACGGGCCTGCTCAAGGGCGAACAGGGTTTTTTTTAAACCGCAGCCCCTCGCGGCGCAGGAACCGCCAGACCGTATCGTGCGACACCTTCACCCCACGTGCCGCCAGCTCTTCCTTAAGCCTATGCAGCGACAAATGCGGCGTCTGGTTGATCCGCTCCGCGATGAACGCACGGTGCGGCTCCAGCACATGCTTGCGGTGACCGCCCATCTTGCCGGGCACCACGGACCCGCTCGAACGGTAGCGCTGAGACCACTTCACCGCCGACGATACGGCAATGCCGAAACGAGCCGCCACCGATCGGCAGCTTTCGCCCGCTGAAATGGCGCCAACAACTCGTTCACGAAGATCATTGGATAGAGGTCGCGTCATCCGATGCTGGCCTCCTCTCCAGCCAGCATCTTGAATCACAAAACGGACTAAAACGGAATCCCCCTCCGATTCCGTCAAAACCGGAACCGCTCTAGAACGAGCCATCGGGGCGCTTCTGCCGCTTGTGCAGAGTGGCGGCCCTTCAGCTGATCCCGCTCTTGTGGCCTTGGCTGTCGCGATCTTCGGTCGGCTCCGTGAGGAATCGCGCGGTGCCCATGCGCGCAGCGACTTCCGTCAGACAAATCCCGAACCGGTCCGCCGTCAGATGACCTTCGACCAGGTCATTGAGGCGTCGCGGCATTTCGCCACCCGACCGCTTGCCCGCACAGCCTGAGGAACCAAGACATCATGAACCTCGCTCCCCTTCCCCGGCTTGTCTTCGAGCCTGCCGTTCGCACGGCGCTTGCCGAGGATCTCGGCCTTGCCGGCGACATCACATCGGCGGCCGTCATTCCGTCCGACCATCGGTCGCGCTTCGCACTGGCGGCGCGCAAACCGGGCGTGATTGCCGGCCTTGACGTCGCGGAGCTTGCCTTTGCGCTCGTCGATCCCGCCATCAGCCTGACCCGAAACGTTGAGGACGGCGCAAAGGTTGGCGCCGGCGATGTGATCGCTCTCGTCGAGGGGCCCTCGCGCGGGCTGCTGACCGGAGAACGCACTGCACTGAACTTCCTCGGCCACCTATCCGGCATCGCCACCGTGACGGCCGGGATCGTCGAGGCCATTGCCGGGACGACGGCGTCCGTCGTCTGCACCCGCAAGACGACGCCGGGGCTGAGAGCCCTGGAGAAATACGCCGTACGCGCCGGTGGCGGCATGAACCACCGCTTCGCGCTCAACGACGCGGTGCTGATCAAGGACAATCACATTGCCGTTGCAGGCAGCATCAGTGAAGCGATCCGCCGCGCCAAGGCCGGTGTCGGGCACATGGTGAAGATCGAGGTCGAGGTGGACACGCTGGATCAATTGCGCGAGGCCATGGACGTGGGCGTCGACGCCGTCCTGCTCGACAACATGACGCCGGAGCTGCTGCGGGACGCGGTTTCCTTCGTCGCCGGCCGTGCCATCACCGAAGCGTCCGGCGGCATTACGCCGGCAACCGCCGCGAAGATCGCGGCGAGCGGCGTTGATCTGCTGTCGGTTGGTAGGCTGACGCACAGTGCACCATGCCTGGACATCGGGCTCGACTGGAGCTAGCGCCTGTTGGGCAAGAAGACGATGGAGAGCGAAATCCTCAAGGAAGCCCTCGAAATCGCCGGAGGCCCAAAAAAACGGATGTTGCGCTCGATCTCTCTTCCGAGGGGAATTTTGGAATGAACGCCGTCTGAGAAACTCTAGGTGTCGCCCGGTCGAATATCGCTGCGCGTGCCGCAAACCCCCTTTCAGAGCCAGAGGACGCCTACCACTCCCGGATCGGGAACTGGTGGAGGATATCAAGGCCATCATCGCCGACATGCCCACCTACGGCTATCGGCGTGTCCATGCCATCCTGCGCCGCAATGCCCGGAAAGACGGGCGTTCGTGTCCCAATGCCAAGCGCGTTTACCGGGTCATGAAGCTGCACAATCTGCTGCTGGCGCGCCACACCGGAGCGGCCGATGATCGCCTCCACGACGGTCAGGTCGCTGTCGAACGTTCGAACATCAGATGGTGCTCCGACGGCTTCGAGATCGGCTGCGACAACAAGGAGAAGGTCCGGGTCGCCTTCGCTCTCGACTGCTGCGACCGAAAGGCAATCGCCCATGTCGCCACCACCGAGGGCATCAAGAGCCAGGACGTGCAGGATCTCGTGATCACCGCAGTGGAGAACCGCTTCGGCCGCATCAACATGCTGTCCGAGCCCATCGAATGGCTCACCGACAACGGCTCCTGCTTCATCGCCAGGGACACCGCGTCCTTGCTCCGCGACATCGGCATGGAACCGTGCACGACGCCGGTGCGCAGCCAGCAATCGAACGGCATGGCCGAGGCATTCGTGAAAACCTTCAAGCGCGATTACGTCGCGGTGAACCCCACCCCGGATGCCGAAACCGTCATGGCGCAACTGCCGTTCTGGTTCGAGCATTACAATAATCTTCACCCGCACAGCGCCTTAGGGTATCAATCTCCACGCGAGTTCATCAGCTCGAAATCTCAAACCTGAGCATGTCCGGTCTTTTGGGGGCAACTCCAGCTTAGCCCAACACGTTTTTAAATGACCGTCGCTGTGGCGCGCTCCGCAACGTCGAATACCGCGCCAAGCTAAAAACGCTCTGCAATATGTTGGAAGAGGTGCTCGGAATAATTCGACCGTCAGTATAAACCGCAAACTCAATTCTATCGATCCGCTTGCCTACCTGACCGCCACGCTCACCGCCATCGTCAACGGCCACAAGCAGAGCCGGATCGATGAGTTGCTACCTTGGCGGTTCGCTTCGCACTACCGTTGAGATCGTGCACTGGCGGGTAGGAAATTTGGGGCAGCGGATCACGTGTGCCGCCATATCTTGATCGCGGAAATCATCAGTATCAAAGCAAGAGCAGGCATCATCACGACACTCGGGACGATGCCGAGGAGTTGTCCTCCGATAAACGCGCCAAGGATCGATCCGAGGGCCATGACGAGCAGGAAAATACGGTTGCTTTTGATGACGGCAAAGTTCTGGTCACGACT from Sinorhizobium alkalisoli encodes the following:
- a CDS encoding VirB4 family type IV secretion/conjugal transfer ATPase translates to MPNLVTLRARELAPETFIPYVRHVDETTIALSSRAMMVMLVLEGVSFETADILDLNGLHRDLNTLYRNIADERLVLWTHVIRRRDNAYPDGEFTNPFSAELNAKYRERMVREDLFRNDLYVSLIWHPDRDPAEKAASFVKRLRSARRRGGEVDETALKHLRDKVTDVIAGLKRFEPRSLGLYEKDGIVFSEPSEVLHQLVGGRREPVPLTEGQISSAIYSDRVIFGRETAEIRHEAMSRYAGMFGFKEYPASTRSGMLDGILTAPFELILTQSFAFASKADARTIMGRKQNQMVSAGDKAASQIGELSEAMDDLESNRFVLGEHHLTLSVFAPSVRELTDNMAKARAHLTNGGAVVAREDLGLEAAWWAQLPGNTRFRARSGAITSKNFAALSPYHSYPTGQKDGNEWGSAVAMLKTASGSPFYFNFHHGDLGNTFVCGPSGAGKTVLLNFMLSQLEKHEPHMVFFDKDRGADLFVRAAGGNYLPLRNGVPTGCAPLKALDLNAANKVFLAQWVGKLAGSSTRELTVSELRDIASAVDGLADLPVERRSIGALRTFLNNTDPEGIASRLRRWERGGPLGWVFDNELDDIGIGAKFIGYDMTDFLDNEEIRTPLMAYLFYRIEQLIDGRRIIIVIDEFWKALKDEGFRELAQNKLKTIRKQNGLMLFATQSPRDAIASPIAHTIIEQCPTQIFLPNPRGDQGDYVDGFKLTGREFELVARELSVESRRFIVKQGHNSVVAELNLNGFDDELAILSGRTANVELADAVRAELGDDHGEWLAVFQQRRRLL
- a CDS encoding type IV secretion system protein VirB3 — translated: MASAPTLEEDTLFLACTRPAMIAGVTMEAMGFNIMLTTILYITAGSIAYALVGVVFHFIFRALVKHDHNMFRLLVAWLETRGRSRNAAYWGGASLSPLRLRRRYDERDLSLA
- a CDS encoding TrbC/VirB2 family protein, with product MISRHTLRPFVASTLMAAALVALLVEPAFAQSAGIESVLQNIVDMLTGNIAKLLAVIAVIIICIAWMFGYMDLRRAGFWIIGIGGIFGATELVNTIVGS
- a CDS encoding lytic transglycosylase domain-containing protein encodes the protein MGAFVDLAQTCAPVVQVETLAGVVSLESRFQPYHIRLRNGDPLPAQPRSKAEAIELATSLIAEHQPIQLGLGGISAAELQKLGLSVSDAFDPCLNLKATGALLDGYYRLAAGAGAEPARAESVMLQSYYGRGDPSTDAMAGYDARVREEAGRLLPELASLTVSSAPEPADLDNQRDVEDAQQQFVQSSRTAEAMPWDVFSTRRQSSVLVFQNPRPEPAE
- a CDS encoding MarR family transcriptional regulator; amino-acid sequence: MTRAIKTHWHNALFNGLVLQEILDHPLEDETPTARLKEIGMMSVLYSMSQAHQPLTLTNISELLQLTRSGAKETVNLLVKRGLLTETIIKNSMGRGIARQFEISKTLFEKLGAPDGD
- a CDS encoding NUDIX hydrolase, which codes for MKTALAHTELIAVLTAVTNEAPRVMTVRKGEALPSGPLEVEHRSLQSGLREWVGEQTGHPVGYLEQLYTFADRDRAPGDNARRTISISYLGLVREQAPPGAGAPGWHGWYEYFPWEDRRAGRPDQLTEIIDGFENWIASDRSRRDHRRKRMEFTFGLGEAAWNEELALQRYELMFEAGLVGEAGAMPSAGSGRAMFADHRRILATAIARLRAKIKYRPVVFELMPQNFTLSQLQRTVEALAGLTLHKPNFRRLIDQQELIEETGEMSSETGGRPAKLFRYRRAILDEHALSVSRLPLSRS
- the nadA gene encoding quinolinate synthase NadA → MNTTVSISGLYERVSRVMPKAEWLSHEADVAAILELKRTRNAVILAHNYQTPEIFHGVADIVGDSLALAHKAAEVDADVIVLAGVHFMAETAKLLNPEKTVLIPDMGAGCSLADSITPEGVALLRAAHPGVPIITYVNTSAAVKAASDICCTSGNAKRVVESLGVPKVLMIPDEYLARNVARETNVEILAWHGHCEVHELFTAKDVRDLREAHPGVTVLVHPECPPEVVDEADFSGSTAVMSDFVAQKKPARVVLLTECSMSDNVAVDHPSVEFIRPCNLCPHMKRITLGNIRTALEENRYEVTVDPAIADAARRAVERMLAV
- a CDS encoding IS630 family transposase (programmed frameshift) — encoded protein: MTRPLSNDLRERVVGAISAGESCRSVAARFGIAVSSAVKWSQRYRSSGSVVPGKMGGHRKHVLEPHRAFIAERINQTPHLSLHRLKEELAARGVKVSHDTVWRFLRREGLRFKKTLFALEQARADIARRRQRWRSWQAGLDPRRLVFIDETWIKTNMAPLYGWGPRGRRLRGFAPHGHWRTLTFVGALRHDRLAAPCVFDGPINGRCFRAYVEQQLVPVLEPGDIVIMDNLGSHKSAAIRQMIRAAGARLWYLPPYSPDLNPIEQAFAKIKHWMRAAQKRTVEETWQYLGSLVPSLQPDECSNYFANAGYASVKT
- the nadC gene encoding carboxylating nicotinate-nucleotide diphosphorylase, which produces MNLAPLPRLVFEPAVRTALAEDLGLAGDITSAAVIPSDHRSRFALAARKPGVIAGLDVAELAFALVDPAISLTRNVEDGAKVGAGDVIALVEGPSRGLLTGERTALNFLGHLSGIATVTAGIVEAIAGTTASVVCTRKTTPGLRALEKYAVRAGGGMNHRFALNDAVLIKDNHIAVAGSISEAIRRAKAGVGHMVKIEVEVDTLDQLREAMDVGVDAVLLDNMTPELLRDAVSFVAGRAITEASGGITPATAAKIAASGVDLLSVGRLTHSAPCLDIGLDWS